A portion of the Bacillus thuringiensis genome contains these proteins:
- the dhaK gene encoding dihydroxyacetone kinase subunit DhaK, whose translation MKKIINKPETLVMEMCNGMVMAHPELELLKKYKVIKKKEMNENKVTLISGGGSGHEPAHAGLVGKGMLDAAVCGDVFASPSQIQVYQAIKETASKKGTLLIIKNYSGDIMNFKNGAHLATEDGIEVDYVKVDDDIAVEDSLYTVGRRGVAGVILVHKIAGAAAEAGMDLGAVKAVAEKAAANVRTIGLALTSCTVPASGSPTFTLAEDEMEYGVGIHGEPGIKREKMLSADELANRMTSDLIKDLGVKDGEEIALLVNGFGGTPLQELYLFNNAVTRELAARNIKINRVFVGNYMTSIDMAGMSLTVMKLDDELKTLLSKECNTPAFKVDGPVESVEYVNVLEETEEKEVSFEIETAEEHAVIKNNVITLNNMIYLVDKMSDIIIKNEVPFCELDTHAGDGDFGMSVAKGFKQLKREWHSIVEQENVTIGSFLDGCSMIIMEHCGGASGPIWGGAFRSASKAAGEKRELTVKEFAEMLQAALHGIQSIGERSFGRGAVVGDKTLVDALAPCVDSWLASASNEEDMKTAFEKGAEAAVKGAEYTKEIVARMGRAGTVGERSLGYPDAGAHALGVIFTEIAGSLK comes from the coding sequence ATGAAAAAGATTATAAACAAACCAGAAACATTAGTAATGGAAATGTGCAACGGAATGGTTATGGCTCATCCAGAGCTGGAGCTTTTGAAAAAATATAAAGTAATTAAGAAGAAAGAAATGAACGAAAATAAAGTAACGTTAATTAGCGGCGGCGGTAGTGGTCATGAGCCGGCACATGCAGGATTAGTCGGAAAAGGAATGTTAGATGCGGCAGTGTGCGGAGATGTGTTTGCGTCACCTTCACAAATTCAGGTTTATCAAGCAATTAAAGAAACAGCTAGTAAAAAAGGTACGTTATTAATTATTAAAAATTATAGCGGCGATATTATGAATTTCAAAAACGGTGCGCATTTAGCGACGGAAGATGGAATTGAAGTCGACTACGTAAAAGTGGACGATGATATTGCGGTAGAAGATAGCCTATATACAGTAGGACGCCGCGGCGTTGCGGGAGTTATTTTAGTTCATAAAATTGCCGGCGCAGCAGCGGAAGCAGGTATGGATTTAGGAGCGGTGAAAGCTGTAGCAGAAAAAGCAGCGGCTAACGTGCGCACAATCGGTTTAGCGTTAACGTCTTGCACAGTTCCAGCGAGCGGATCACCTACTTTCACACTTGCGGAAGATGAAATGGAATACGGTGTAGGTATTCACGGCGAACCAGGAATTAAGCGTGAAAAAATGCTGTCAGCAGATGAACTAGCTAACCGTATGACAAGTGATCTTATAAAAGATTTAGGAGTAAAAGATGGCGAGGAAATCGCACTTCTAGTTAACGGTTTTGGCGGAACACCACTGCAAGAACTTTACTTATTTAACAACGCAGTTACGAGAGAACTAGCAGCTAGAAACATTAAAATTAATAGAGTATTCGTTGGTAATTATATGACAAGTATTGATATGGCTGGTATGTCTTTAACGGTAATGAAGTTAGATGATGAGCTAAAAACATTACTATCTAAAGAATGTAATACACCAGCGTTTAAAGTAGATGGACCAGTTGAAAGTGTAGAGTATGTGAATGTACTTGAAGAGACAGAAGAGAAGGAAGTTTCATTTGAAATAGAAACAGCGGAAGAGCACGCTGTTATTAAAAATAATGTCATTACATTAAACAACATGATTTATCTCGTTGATAAAATGAGCGATATTATTATTAAAAATGAAGTACCGTTCTGTGAGTTAGATACGCATGCAGGTGACGGTGACTTCGGAATGAGTGTTGCAAAAGGATTTAAGCAATTAAAACGTGAGTGGCATTCTATTGTAGAACAAGAGAATGTAACGATTGGATCATTCCTTGACGGTTGTTCGATGATTATTATGGAACATTGCGGCGGCGCTTCTGGTCCAATTTGGGGCGGAGCATTCCGCTCAGCTAGTAAAGCAGCAGGCGAAAAACGTGAGCTAACAGTGAAAGAGTTCGCTGAAATGTTGCAAGCAGCACTTCACGGCATACAATCTATCGGTGAAAGATCATTCGGCAGAGGAGCGGTAGTTGGTGACAAAACATTAGTTGACGCACTTGCTCCATGTGTAGATTCTTGGTTAGCTAGCGCTTCAAACGAAGAAGACATGAAAACTGCCTTTGAAAAAGGTGCAGAAGCAGCAGTTAAAGGAGCAGAGTACACGAAAGAAATCGTAGCTCGCATGGGCCGCGCTGGTACAGTTGGCGAAAGAAGCTTAGGATATCCTGATGCAGGTGCGCATGCGCTTGGAGTTATCTTTACGGAGATTGCGGGTAGTTTGAAGTAG